The Rhodocytophaga rosea genome has a segment encoding these proteins:
- a CDS encoding transposase produces the protein MPVNFRLYDKASSKTKNDYFQEMLKELLSWGLQPKTVTGDSWYASTTNFKFLRNQELSFLFGIEKLYHFYAAR, from the coding sequence TTGCCGGTTAATTTTCGCCTATATGATAAAGCATCCTCCAAAACCAAAAATGACTATTTTCAAGAAATGCTTAAAGAACTATTAAGCTGGGGATTACAGCCCAAGACAGTAACTGGCGATAGCTGGTATGCCTCCACAACTAACTTCAAATTCTTAAGAAACCAAGAATTAAGTTTTCTGTTTGGTATTGAAAAATTGTATCATTTCTACGCAGCCAGGTGA
- a CDS encoding PQQ-dependent sugar dehydrogenase: MMLRIPFLKKTLLIIAGMAASHFLSAQSGEKIYTNYCSGCHGSKLQGSAATSLVKTSWKHGGDRKSIIKSISNGIPGTKMAKWQGILSAKDIEAVTDFILAAQKKPVQKSTASLPLVVPTNDYQLKIEKLITSGLDTPWGIEFVDEKRALISQRSGELSWMINGKLDPKPITGTPVTYAQGVTGGYMDVALDPDYSKNGWVYLAYSENSINSQDENTPGMTKIIRGKIVDYKWRDEQVLFQVADSLKLSKGVRWGCRFLLTKQGHLYFSIGDMGRGTDSQILSRPSGKVYRIHADGSIPKDNPLYGKENVIQAIYSWGNRNVQGITQHPLTGVIYASEHGPRGGDELNIIKNGANYGWPVITFGIDYNGSIISNDTAKVGMEQPIAKWTPSIAVSAIEFVTSEKFSKWKNNLIVTALAFQEIRRLIIDGDRVVEQELILKGYGRVRDVKFGPDGAMYLLMNGPDEVLRVSPQQ; encoded by the coding sequence ATGATGTTAAGAATCCCTTTCCTGAAGAAAACTTTACTTATTATTGCCGGTATGGCTGCATCACATTTTCTTTCCGCTCAATCAGGCGAGAAAATTTATACTAACTATTGTAGCGGATGTCATGGTTCAAAATTACAAGGAAGTGCAGCAACCTCACTTGTAAAGACTAGCTGGAAACATGGTGGTGATCGAAAGTCAATCATTAAAAGCATAAGTAACGGAATTCCTGGCACAAAGATGGCCAAATGGCAAGGTATACTTTCTGCTAAAGATATCGAAGCCGTAACTGATTTTATTCTAGCCGCCCAAAAGAAGCCCGTGCAGAAGTCGACAGCATCCCTGCCGCTAGTAGTTCCAACCAATGACTATCAACTCAAGATTGAGAAACTTATCACTTCGGGTTTGGACACCCCCTGGGGAATAGAGTTTGTGGATGAGAAGAGAGCTTTAATTTCTCAACGATCCGGGGAACTGAGTTGGATGATAAATGGAAAGTTAGATCCGAAACCCATAACTGGAACGCCGGTAACCTATGCTCAAGGGGTTACAGGAGGTTACATGGATGTTGCCCTTGATCCGGATTATTCTAAGAATGGTTGGGTGTATCTTGCATACAGTGAGAATTCGATCAACTCTCAGGATGAGAATACCCCTGGCATGACAAAGATAATTCGTGGAAAGATAGTCGATTATAAGTGGAGGGATGAGCAGGTATTGTTCCAGGTAGCTGATTCTCTTAAGCTCTCAAAGGGTGTTCGCTGGGGTTGCCGGTTCCTGCTTACTAAACAGGGGCACTTGTATTTTTCAATTGGTGATATGGGACGTGGAACTGATTCCCAAATTTTGTCGCGGCCATCAGGAAAAGTGTACCGCATCCATGCAGATGGATCAATACCTAAGGATAATCCGCTTTATGGAAAAGAGAATGTTATTCAAGCAATTTATAGCTGGGGTAATCGAAATGTGCAAGGCATTACACAACATCCTCTCACGGGAGTTATTTATGCCAGTGAGCACGGTCCCAGGGGCGGTGATGAATTGAACATTATTAAGAATGGGGCAAATTATGGGTGGCCTGTAATAACATTTGGTATAGACTATAATGGTAGCATTATTTCGAATGACACGGCAAAGGTAGGCATGGAGCAGCCTATAGCCAAGTGGACTCCATCTATTGCAGTAAGCGCTATTGAGTTTGTGACTTCTGAAAAATTTTCCAAGTGGAAGAATAATCTTATTGTCACAGCACTCGCCTTTCAGGAGATTCGCAGACTTATTATTGATGGAGATCGAGTGGTAGAACAAGAGCTAATTCTAAAAGGCTATGGACGTGTTCGCGATGTTAAATTCGGACCTGATGGTGCGATGTATCTGTTAATGAACGGCCCGGACGAAGTTTTGCGAGTGAGCCCTCAGCAATAG
- a CDS encoding YkvA family protein, with the protein MKWAEKLKQKARAMKVESYALAIAYKDARTPWYAKTLIVVTLGYLLSPIDLIPDFIPVLGYIDDLIIVPALIALSLKLLPQQVLHDSREQAKQHISTKKGKAWWFAIAIILFWLFIAFLFLRHFNAVRVFQP; encoded by the coding sequence ATGAAGTGGGCAGAAAAATTAAAGCAGAAAGCAAGAGCAATGAAAGTAGAGAGTTACGCCCTTGCTATTGCTTACAAAGATGCCAGAACCCCTTGGTATGCTAAAACTTTAATTGTAGTTACGTTAGGGTATCTTTTAAGCCCTATTGATTTAATTCCTGATTTTATACCTGTATTAGGATATATAGATGATTTAATTATCGTGCCTGCACTCATAGCTTTGTCTCTTAAATTATTGCCCCAACAAGTGCTGCATGACAGCAGAGAACAAGCCAAACAACATATAAGTACAAAAAAAGGAAAAGCCTGGTGGTTTGCAATCGCCATTATTTTATTTTGGTTATTCATTGCTTTCTTATTTCTAAGACATTTTAATGCTGTGCGGGTATTTCAACCCTAA
- a CDS encoding YybH family protein, which produces MNEKQNIELLKEKLASALRNKDVSSAIAPFADQSVMFLLPPPLRFKTGQNAPGGSGIGQWFSTFEGPIGVEYQELEITISGEVAFCHSLEHLSGKRTDGTTTEMWFRETLGLRKLNGEWKITHQHQSVPMYMDESQKAAIDLKPE; this is translated from the coding sequence ATGAACGAGAAGCAAAATATAGAGCTATTAAAAGAAAAGTTGGCAAGTGCGCTTCGAAATAAAGATGTGTCCTCAGCCATTGCCCCTTTTGCCGATCAATCAGTGATGTTTCTCTTACCTCCGCCTTTACGGTTTAAAACCGGGCAGAATGCTCCCGGAGGCAGTGGCATTGGACAATGGTTTTCCACTTTTGAGGGTCCCATCGGAGTAGAGTATCAAGAGCTGGAAATAACCATCAGCGGCGAGGTAGCTTTTTGTCACAGCCTGGAACATTTGAGCGGAAAACGCACCGATGGCACCACCACAGAGATGTGGTTTAGAGAAACGCTAGGCTTACGTAAACTAAATGGGGAGTGGAAGATTACCCATCAGCATCAATCAGTACCCATGTATATGGATGAAAGCCAAAAGGCCGCCATCGATCTCAAACCAGAGTAG
- a CDS encoding dihydrofolate reductase family protein, producing MRKLKLEVQLSIDGFAAGAEGKTDWMLWHWQPEWNWDKPLQDFHTELQTSSDTVLLGKNMASGDFYRHWQQIAGSKENPQQEFANAIINMKRFMFSRKLKKSPWKDVELLKETSKKRS from the coding sequence ATGCGCAAACTCAAATTAGAAGTTCAACTTTCCATAGATGGCTTTGCTGCAGGTGCAGAAGGAAAAACAGACTGGATGCTCTGGCATTGGCAACCGGAATGGAATTGGGACAAACCCCTGCAGGATTTTCACACAGAGCTACAGACATCCTCAGACACGGTGCTGTTGGGAAAAAACATGGCATCAGGTGATTTTTATAGGCATTGGCAACAGATAGCAGGCAGTAAAGAAAATCCTCAACAGGAATTTGCCAATGCCATCATAAACATGAAGAGATTTATGTTTTCAAGGAAGTTGAAAAAATCTCCTTGGAAAGATGTTGAGTTGTTAAAGGAGACCTCAAAGAAGAGATCCTGA
- a CDS encoding dihydrofolate reductase family protein, with amino-acid sequence MVYGGTRFVSSLIKEDLIDEYNLLVNPTILGKGKPIFKSITSLRNLDLVSATSYGGGMVVLKYKRKIN; translated from the coding sequence ATCGTATATGGAGGCACCAGGTTTGTTTCCTCTCTGATCAAGGAAGACTTAATTGATGAATATAACCTGCTTGTAAACCCAACCATTCTTGGCAAAGGCAAACCTATTTTTAAAAGTATTACCTCCCTTAGAAATCTTGATTTAGTTAGCGCTACCTCTTATGGTGGTGGCATGGTTGTATTGAAATATAAGAGGAAGATCAATTAA
- a CDS encoding VOC family protein: MATNKLLRMDNVGIVVESLDGAISFFEQIGLTLEGRYTIEGEWAGRVTGLGSQHVEVAMMVTPDGHSRLELSRFLSPPIIEDHRKAPVNALGYLRVMFAVEDIDEMVERLSKHGAQLVGEVVQYEDSYRLCYIRGIEGLLIGLAQPLE, translated from the coding sequence ATGGCAACAAACAAATTACTAAGAATGGACAATGTGGGCATTGTGGTAGAATCCCTGGATGGGGCCATCTCTTTCTTTGAGCAGATCGGCCTTACGCTGGAAGGGCGATACACTATTGAAGGGGAATGGGCAGGCCGGGTAACCGGGCTAGGTTCTCAGCACGTAGAAGTGGCGATGATGGTTACTCCCGATGGCCACAGCCGGCTTGAACTTTCCAGGTTTCTCTCTCCACCTATTATAGAAGATCACCGGAAGGCTCCTGTAAATGCACTGGGATATCTTCGTGTCATGTTTGCTGTGGAAGACATTGACGAAATGGTAGAAAGGCTCTCAAAGCATGGGGCGCAACTGGTCGGTGAAGTTGTTCAATATGAAGACTCCTATCGCCTCTGCTACATTAGGGGAATAGAAGGACTTTTAATTGGTTTGGCTCAACCACTTGAGTAA
- a CDS encoding PAS domain-containing sensor histidine kinase: MMNTILKNFFDGLLTRGRKTKPTEVSQQILSSIAQTASDAILIADADSTILFCNEKATQIFGYSQQELISSNLSVLIPSQYREAHQRGMDRFVATRVGKLIGRTIEVEGLRKGGEVFPMELSLSFWQQEGVFFTAIIRDVTRRKQIEQELLDKHTQLQQANEELLRMQEILQETNTTLERKVEERTAALASSEKELRLITDALPVLISYVDKEETYRFTNQAYEQWFNMERSAIIGKTLREIAGQEAYGAVHEKIKQVLAGQILSFETQMNYKPVESRYVHFRFIPRWENKQVIGFYLLATNISERKKAEQEASQASVRLALLLESIPQLTWTSPAEEFTINFFNKRWYDYTGLTQEQSLGLGWQQALHPDDLSLVIARRTAGRREAMSYRAENRYRHRDGSYRWHLTQVMPIKDENNHILLWVGTATDIDELKTVEQALQTTTQELAASNEELHSASEELLASNEELLEANQAVLESNQKLEASNQALTRINTDLDNFIYTASHDLKAPIANIEGLMLALIKKLTAKFLLDEEQHRMLSMIAASIDRLKSTIASLTQIAKVQKGGEEVETISIQRVIDEVELDLTKLLEATPVHIDKNIEIDEFRFARKNLQSIFYNLLSNAVKYASPERRPQITIVTQKREDYVMIEVKDNGIGISENNLQKLFTMFKRFHTHVEGTGIGLYIVKRIVENAGGKIGVESKLNRGTAFTIYLPYKE, from the coding sequence ATGATGAATACTATCTTAAAGAACTTCTTTGATGGCCTCCTTACCAGGGGCAGAAAAACAAAGCCTACAGAAGTCTCTCAACAAATCCTGTCTTCCATTGCTCAAACCGCTAGTGATGCCATTCTTATTGCTGATGCAGATTCTACCATTCTTTTTTGCAATGAAAAAGCTACTCAAATCTTTGGGTACTCCCAGCAAGAACTCATTAGCAGCAATCTTTCTGTACTCATACCTAGCCAATACAGAGAGGCCCATCAGAGAGGCATGGACCGCTTTGTGGCTACCCGGGTGGGTAAATTGATAGGGCGTACCATTGAAGTTGAAGGTTTGAGGAAAGGAGGAGAAGTTTTTCCTATGGAGCTTTCTCTTTCTTTTTGGCAGCAGGAGGGCGTTTTTTTTACTGCTATCATCCGGGATGTGACCAGGCGCAAGCAAATCGAGCAGGAACTCCTCGACAAACATACACAGCTGCAGCAAGCAAATGAAGAATTATTGCGCATGCAGGAAATCCTCCAGGAAACTAATACGACTCTAGAAAGAAAGGTGGAAGAAAGAACAGCAGCGCTGGCTTCAAGTGAAAAAGAGCTGCGTTTAATCACCGACGCCTTACCTGTACTCATCTCTTATGTGGACAAGGAGGAAACCTACCGCTTTACCAATCAAGCCTATGAGCAGTGGTTCAATATGGAGCGCAGTGCCATTATTGGCAAAACCCTGAGGGAAATAGCAGGCCAAGAAGCCTATGGGGCAGTACATGAAAAAATAAAGCAGGTATTGGCAGGGCAAATCCTCTCCTTTGAAACACAAATGAATTATAAGCCGGTGGAATCCCGCTATGTACATTTCCGCTTCATTCCCCGATGGGAGAACAAACAAGTAATAGGCTTTTACCTGCTGGCTACCAATATAAGCGAGCGTAAAAAAGCAGAACAAGAGGCAAGTCAGGCCTCAGTGCGGCTCGCTTTGCTACTGGAATCTATCCCACAACTTACCTGGACATCCCCTGCTGAGGAATTTACTATCAATTTTTTCAATAAACGGTGGTATGACTACACAGGACTTACTCAAGAGCAAAGTCTGGGATTGGGCTGGCAGCAAGCCTTACATCCGGATGATTTATCTCTTGTTATAGCCCGTAGAACTGCCGGAAGAAGGGAAGCAATGTCCTATAGGGCAGAGAACCGGTATCGGCACAGGGATGGCTCTTACCGCTGGCACCTTACGCAGGTTATGCCCATTAAAGATGAAAACAACCACATTCTCTTGTGGGTAGGTACCGCTACAGACATTGATGAGCTCAAAACCGTAGAGCAGGCGTTGCAAACTACGACACAGGAACTAGCTGCTTCCAATGAAGAACTCCATTCAGCTAGCGAAGAACTTCTAGCGAGCAATGAAGAACTTTTAGAAGCCAATCAAGCCGTGCTGGAAAGCAACCAAAAGCTAGAGGCAAGTAATCAAGCGCTTACAAGAATCAATACCGATTTAGATAACTTCATCTATACAGCTTCCCATGATCTGAAGGCACCCATAGCCAATATTGAAGGCTTAATGCTAGCCCTTATCAAAAAACTTACGGCAAAATTCCTGTTGGATGAGGAGCAGCATAGGATGTTATCTATGATAGCAGCCTCAATAGATAGATTAAAATCTACGATTGCGAGCTTAACCCAAATAGCGAAAGTACAAAAAGGAGGGGAAGAGGTGGAAACCATTTCTATACAAAGAGTTATAGATGAAGTTGAACTAGATCTAACTAAACTGCTGGAAGCTACCCCTGTGCATATAGACAAAAATATAGAAATAGATGAGTTTAGGTTTGCCAGGAAAAATTTGCAAAGCATCTTCTATAACCTGTTATCTAATGCCGTTAAATATGCTTCCCCGGAAAGAAGGCCTCAAATTACAATTGTCACCCAAAAACGAGAGGACTATGTAATGATAGAAGTCAAAGATAATGGCATAGGGATAAGTGAGAACAATCTTCAAAAGCTTTTTACTATGTTTAAACGCTTTCACACCCATGTGGAGGGCACGGGTATCGGACTCTATATCGTAAAAAGGATTGTAGAAAATGCAGGAGGGAAAATTGGGGTAGAAAGCAAACTAAATAGAGGAACAGCATTTACGATCTACTTACCCTACAAGGAATAA
- a CDS encoding helix-turn-helix domain-containing protein has protein sequence MTLYRLTLSQQERDTLTDWLSKGSRKAKDIQKAYVLLASDETTGRESETELAAHYKLSTKSVERIRKAFCEQGMAMFDKKQRKTRSDKKIDGKVEAHLLALVCSEPPQGQSKWKLQMLADKLVELQVIDSISHTSVAGILKKMRLSLG, from the coding sequence ATGACTCTTTATCGACTTACCCTCAGCCAGCAAGAAAGAGATACATTAACCGATTGGCTCAGTAAAGGCAGCCGAAAGGCTAAAGATATTCAGAAAGCCTATGTACTGTTGGCAAGCGATGAGACTACGGGCAGGGAAAGTGAAACAGAGTTAGCTGCTCATTATAAGCTATCTACTAAAAGTGTAGAAAGAATCAGAAAGGCATTCTGTGAGCAAGGTATGGCTATGTTTGACAAGAAGCAGAGAAAAACCAGGAGTGATAAAAAGATAGATGGGAAGGTAGAAGCGCATCTACTGGCTTTAGTCTGCAGTGAGCCGCCACAAGGTCAGTCAAAGTGGAAACTGCAGATGCTGGCAGACAAATTAGTGGAATTGCAGGTGATTGACTCAATTTCTCATACGAGTGTGGCAGGGATATTAAAAAAAATGAGATTAAGCCTTGGCTAA
- a CDS encoding IS630 family transposase, with protein sequence MWVIPPKQNAGFVYGMEKVISVYERLFNEKQPVVTLDESPKQLIESKHFIGRDGKKYQDSIYTRQGVRDIYMVFEPLAGKRFCFVEENHNRFTWVKIVSHLLDTTYKECEKITLVEDNLSAHKPSAFYEVYEPEKAKAYLDRVEFVFTPAHGSWLNMAEIELSVLQRDCLDRHIATQAELTREVKAWQENRNAKAVKANWHFANQDARVKLKKLYPTI encoded by the coding sequence ATGTGGGTGATTCCACCCAAACAAAACGCAGGCTTTGTGTATGGAATGGAAAAAGTGATCTCAGTCTATGAAAGATTATTCAATGAAAAGCAGCCGGTTGTCACTTTAGATGAATCACCCAAACAACTCATCGAAAGTAAACACTTTATTGGCAGGGATGGGAAGAAGTATCAGGACAGTATTTATACAAGACAGGGTGTAAGGGATATTTACATGGTCTTTGAGCCTTTAGCCGGTAAGCGGTTTTGTTTTGTGGAAGAAAATCACAACCGCTTTACCTGGGTAAAGATTGTCAGTCACCTGCTGGATACTACTTATAAGGAATGTGAGAAGATTACTTTAGTAGAGGATAACTTGTCAGCTCATAAGCCAAGTGCTTTTTACGAAGTCTATGAGCCTGAAAAAGCAAAAGCCTATCTAGACAGGGTAGAGTTTGTTTTTACACCTGCTCATGGCAGCTGGCTGAATATGGCAGAAATAGAGTTATCTGTACTGCAAAGGGATTGCCTTGACAGGCATATAGCTACCCAAGCAGAATTAACAAGAGAGGTAAAAGCCTGGCAGGAAAACAGAAATGCAAAAGCAGTGAAAGCTAATTGGCATTTCGCCAATCAAGATGCCAGAGTTAAACTCAAAAAACTCTACCCGACTATTTAA
- a CDS encoding response regulator: MDFLVSHCLRQETGFCPALVLLDLNMPIMNGFEFLEAFRQQPPLQQAGVTIIVVSSSLQEEDNRRVANYGVAGFIEKPLTKEKLKAILSEANMP, from the coding sequence ATGGATTTTCTTGTTTCTCACTGCTTAAGGCAAGAAACTGGCTTTTGTCCGGCCCTTGTGCTGTTAGACCTGAACATGCCTATCATGAATGGGTTTGAGTTTTTAGAAGCTTTTCGCCAGCAGCCTCCCTTACAGCAGGCCGGGGTTACCATCATTGTTGTTTCTTCTTCTCTTCAAGAAGAGGATAATCGCAGGGTAGCCAACTATGGAGTTGCCGGTTTTATTGAAAAGCCCTTAACAAAAGAAAAACTAAAAGCAATATTGAGTGAAGCAAACATGCCATGA
- a CDS encoding response regulator, producing the protein MKKVAHILIIDDDYITTFLTKSMLEQLQVAQQIHLCYDGQAALDFLETNYELAHGGTAFFPEVILLDLNMPTLDGFEFLKAYEQKYGSITEKVSIYIITTSSHPKDIARSELFRVAGFLNKPITEEKLKDIFMANHFQ; encoded by the coding sequence ATGAAAAAAGTAGCACATATATTAATTATTGATGATGATTATATAACCACTTTCTTGACAAAGTCTATGCTGGAACAACTGCAGGTGGCCCAGCAGATTCACCTCTGCTATGATGGGCAAGCAGCCCTGGACTTTTTAGAGACAAACTATGAACTAGCCCATGGGGGGACTGCTTTCTTTCCGGAAGTGATCCTACTTGACCTCAATATGCCTACCTTGGATGGATTTGAATTCTTAAAAGCCTATGAGCAAAAATATGGGTCAATCACAGAAAAGGTATCCATTTATATTATTACCACCTCTTCCCATCCTAAAGATATAGCCAGATCAGAATTATTTAGGGTAGCAGGTTTTCTAAACAAGCCTATTACAGAAGAAAAACTAAAAGATATCTTTATGGCCAATCACTTTCAATAA
- a CDS encoding HAD family hydrolase yields MHRSQAIIFDLGGTLLYPDFPFLQTILKQGGQAITQNQFLLALSKASNRIDTYRQATTDASRVPVYIKYLLEELQVEDLQESEKIEELVQQVILPRHQTVNFWNYLLEGTLALLDTLQKTYKLAMISNSDGRAAAKAAQYGLAPYLDFIIDSHVVGVEKPDPQIFLLACQRLGLPARNCYYVGDIYSIDVVGARKAGLHPILIDMTLTPREDCRVISSIFDLQHLSLP; encoded by the coding sequence ATGCATCGTAGTCAAGCTATTATTTTTGATTTAGGAGGCACACTTTTGTATCCTGATTTTCCCTTTCTGCAAACTATACTCAAACAAGGCGGGCAAGCCATCACCCAAAATCAATTTCTATTAGCCTTATCCAAGGCTAGCAATCGAATAGATACCTATAGGCAAGCTACCACTGATGCGAGCAGAGTACCTGTCTATATCAAGTATTTACTTGAAGAGTTGCAGGTAGAGGACTTGCAGGAAAGTGAAAAAATTGAAGAACTTGTCCAGCAGGTGATCTTACCCCGCCACCAAACTGTCAATTTCTGGAATTATCTGCTGGAGGGCACCCTTGCTTTGCTAGACACTTTACAAAAAACCTATAAATTAGCCATGATTTCTAATTCAGATGGAAGGGCAGCAGCCAAAGCGGCTCAATATGGCCTTGCCCCTTATCTGGATTTTATAATCGATTCTCATGTGGTAGGGGTAGAAAAGCCAGATCCGCAGATATTTCTGCTTGCTTGTCAAAGGCTTGGCTTACCTGCAAGAAACTGTTATTATGTAGGGGATATCTATTCCATTGATGTGGTAGGAGCCCGCAAGGCAGGTTTACATCCTATATTGATTGATATGACTTTAACCCCTCGTGAAGACTGCAGAGTAATCTCCTCCATATTTGATTTACAACACTTATCCCTTCCATAA
- a CDS encoding helix-turn-helix domain-containing protein, with the protein MEQSIHFDSVSTYNVFGNHPTYHPLISVLDLSKAKPNQIKHMHIGIYAISLKGIKVGDLRYGKGYYDLGEGTLVFFSPGQVLHIEGDEEWHQPQGLILVFHPDLIRGTTLARHFHEYTFFSYKVNEGLHLSKEEQKIIKDCFANIEKETKRVIDKHSKRVIVANLELLLTYCVRFYDRQFITRETVNLGILERFESLLNSYLTSDKPQTIGLPTVKYFADELNLSANYFGDLLKKETGKTPLEYIQLKLIDTAKEKLFDDGKTISEIAYELGFTYPSHFTRLFKAQVGYTPNEYRSLN; encoded by the coding sequence ATGGAACAGAGCATCCATTTTGACAGCGTGAGTACCTACAATGTTTTTGGTAATCATCCCACTTACCATCCGCTGATTAGTGTCCTGGATTTGTCTAAAGCAAAGCCCAATCAGATCAAGCATATGCACATAGGCATTTATGCCATTAGTTTAAAAGGGATTAAGGTTGGCGACCTGCGTTATGGAAAAGGCTACTATGACTTAGGGGAAGGGACGCTGGTGTTTTTTTCACCTGGGCAGGTGCTACATATAGAAGGGGACGAGGAGTGGCACCAACCTCAGGGACTGATACTGGTTTTTCATCCTGATCTGATTCGCGGTACTACCCTTGCTCGGCATTTTCATGAGTATACCTTCTTTAGTTACAAGGTCAACGAAGGCTTGCATCTCTCAAAGGAGGAACAGAAGATCATTAAGGACTGCTTTGCCAACATTGAAAAGGAAACTAAACGGGTTATTGACAAACACAGTAAAAGGGTGATTGTGGCCAATCTTGAACTGCTGCTTACCTACTGTGTACGGTTCTATGACCGTCAGTTCATTACCCGTGAGACAGTAAACCTAGGCATTTTAGAGCGCTTTGAAAGCTTGTTGAATAGCTATCTGACCTCTGATAAACCCCAAACGATTGGTTTACCGACAGTAAAATATTTTGCCGATGAACTCAACCTGTCGGCTAACTACTTTGGCGACCTATTAAAAAAAGAGACTGGAAAAACGCCGCTAGAATATATCCAGCTGAAGCTAATAGATACGGCAAAAGAAAAACTATTTGATGATGGCAAAACCATCAGTGAGATTGCCTATGAACTGGGCTTTACCTATCCCTCGCATTTCACCCGCTTATTTAAAGCGCAGGTAGGCTACACTCCTAACGAGTATAGGAGTTTAAATTGA
- a CDS encoding glucose 1-dehydrogenase has protein sequence MEILFTNKVALVTGAGSGLGLGTAKAFAAAGAKVALADIDEGAVKRAAHELTAAGHKAIAIRCDVSKEAEVEAMVEKTIATLGSLDVAYNNAGIQAPVAETADALGEDFDRAIAVNLKGVWNCLKYELRHMREKGSGAIVNCSSQGGLVGTANLGAYVAAKHGVLGLTKSSALEYAARGIRINAICPGVIETPMVSKAIADAPEHMEAIIKAVPIQRVGKEEEIAATVLWLCSPLAGFMVGQAVAPDGGFTAA, from the coding sequence ATGGAAATTCTATTCACTAATAAAGTGGCCCTAGTTACCGGTGCCGGATCAGGCCTTGGACTGGGTACGGCTAAAGCTTTTGCCGCGGCTGGTGCAAAGGTGGCCCTGGCAGACATAGATGAAGGGGCCGTAAAGAGGGCAGCCCATGAACTTACCGCAGCAGGCCATAAAGCCATCGCCATTCGTTGCGATGTAAGCAAGGAGGCTGAGGTTGAAGCGATGGTGGAAAAGACCATTGCTACCCTGGGCAGCTTGGATGTAGCCTATAACAATGCAGGCATACAGGCGCCGGTAGCCGAGACAGCAGATGCCTTAGGTGAGGATTTCGACCGAGCCATAGCCGTTAACCTCAAGGGTGTATGGAACTGCCTGAAGTACGAATTGCGCCATATGCGCGAAAAGGGAAGTGGTGCTATCGTGAATTGCTCCTCACAAGGCGGCCTTGTGGGTACGGCCAATTTAGGTGCTTATGTGGCAGCCAAACATGGTGTGCTTGGTCTGACCAAATCTTCTGCCTTAGAGTATGCAGCCAGAGGCATTCGGATCAATGCGATTTGCCCTGGTGTAATCGAAACGCCGATGGTTTCTAAAGCAATAGCGGATGCACCCGAGCATATGGAGGCCATCATCAAAGCGGTACCGATTCAAAGAGTGGGCAAGGAAGAGGAAATCGCCGCAACCGTTCTTTGGCTTTGCAGCCCGCTTGCTGGCTTTATGGTCGGACAGGCTGTTGCTCCGGATGGAGGTTTTACTGCGGCCTAG
- a CDS encoding helix-turn-helix domain-containing protein encodes MRYIKEITDKQKQDLEKIHKDSKSYQERNRCQCILLSNQGYQVQKLASIFQVSQLSIYKWFDRFEKTGVVGLKNQKGKGRKPILTTSNATHVEVVENSIEKEKQQLKLAKREIEAKLGTAMSEMTLKRFLKKLTTDGNVSVNG; translated from the coding sequence ATGCGTTATATCAAGGAGATTACAGACAAGCAAAAACAAGACTTAGAGAAGATTCATAAAGATAGTAAAAGTTATCAGGAACGTAACCGTTGCCAATGTATACTGTTATCCAATCAAGGCTATCAAGTACAGAAGTTAGCAAGCATTTTTCAAGTAAGTCAGTTAAGTATTTATAAGTGGTTTGATCGCTTTGAGAAAACAGGTGTGGTAGGGTTAAAGAACCAAAAAGGGAAAGGCAGAAAACCCATCCTTACTACCAGTAATGCTACCCATGTTGAAGTAGTGGAAAATAGCATAGAGAAAGAAAAACAACAACTTAAATTAGCTAAGCGAGAGATAGAAGCTAAATTAGGCACGGCTATGAGTGAGATGACCTTGAAGCGGTTTTTAAAAAAATTGACTACCGATGGAAACGTTTCCGTAAATGGATAA